The following are encoded in a window of Bordetella genomosp. 10 genomic DNA:
- the acpA gene encoding acid phosphatase, whose protein sequence is MKSTHKIIAPLVAAALATGLVACGGGGDDDDTPSTPSTPVTTAPTQEELVAKAVDNIQNVVVIYAENRSFDNLYSDFPGIDSPLATATYDKQVDRDGTPLTSLPPVWAGLTTASAQFDTTVPTVATTATTGMPNAPFSINETYPGVDINAVNADMWHNFYQNQMQINGGKNDMFAAWADSGGGLVMGHFSGNASKLPLWQVAQKYTMADHFFMGAFGGSFLNHQYLIAAAAPVDPVTSANSATLNSHVAILDDGPQGYHLSVNTSATGAASALTGPATSIFKSNGAQLTPDGYAVNTMQPPYQPSGNKPANDAAGVAEGVLADPTQATTLPPQTGPNIGDYLTDKNVEWAWYGGGWAFQLARATNAAGWVGSDYASVGLQSDGKTPFVNFQFHHQPFNYFKRFDPTTAAGIADRTEHLKDGGVNGEQFIADIRAGKLPPVAFYKPVGNLNEHNGYADVLRGDQHIADIISELEKSPQWGHMLVVVTYDENGGIWDHVAPPKGDRFGPGSRIPAIVIGPTVRKGYVDHTMYDTTSILRFITRRWSLPELPGLTVRREGLKANGVDQGDLSNTLDTSATAAS, encoded by the coding sequence ATGAAGAGCACGCACAAGATCATCGCGCCCTTGGTGGCCGCGGCGCTGGCCACCGGGCTGGTCGCCTGTGGCGGTGGCGGCGATGACGACGACACGCCCTCCACGCCTTCCACGCCCGTCACCACCGCTCCCACGCAAGAGGAGCTGGTCGCGAAGGCGGTGGACAATATCCAGAACGTGGTGGTGATCTACGCGGAAAACCGCAGCTTCGATAACCTCTACAGCGACTTCCCCGGCATCGACAGCCCGCTGGCGACCGCGACCTACGACAAGCAGGTCGACCGCGACGGCACCCCGCTGACTTCGCTGCCCCCGGTCTGGGCCGGCCTGACGACCGCCTCCGCGCAGTTCGACACGACCGTTCCCACCGTGGCCACGACGGCGACCACCGGCATGCCGAACGCGCCGTTCTCGATCAACGAGACCTATCCGGGCGTGGACATCAACGCGGTCAACGCGGACATGTGGCACAACTTCTACCAGAACCAGATGCAGATCAACGGCGGCAAGAACGATATGTTCGCCGCCTGGGCCGACAGCGGCGGCGGTCTGGTGATGGGCCACTTCTCCGGCAACGCCAGCAAGCTGCCGCTGTGGCAGGTGGCGCAGAAGTACACGATGGCCGACCATTTCTTCATGGGCGCCTTCGGCGGTTCCTTCCTGAACCACCAGTACCTGATCGCCGCCGCCGCGCCGGTGGACCCGGTCACGTCCGCCAATTCGGCCACGCTCAACTCGCACGTCGCCATCCTGGACGACGGCCCGCAGGGCTATCACCTGTCGGTGAACACCAGCGCCACCGGCGCCGCTTCGGCGCTGACGGGCCCGGCCACGTCGATCTTCAAGTCCAACGGCGCGCAACTGACGCCGGACGGCTACGCGGTCAACACCATGCAGCCGCCGTACCAGCCCAGCGGCAACAAGCCCGCCAACGACGCGGCGGGCGTGGCCGAGGGCGTGCTGGCCGACCCGACGCAGGCGACCACGCTGCCGCCGCAGACGGGCCCGAACATCGGCGACTACCTGACCGACAAGAACGTCGAGTGGGCCTGGTACGGCGGCGGCTGGGCGTTCCAACTGGCGCGCGCGACGAATGCCGCCGGCTGGGTGGGATCGGACTACGCCAGCGTCGGCCTGCAGTCGGACGGCAAGACGCCTTTCGTGAACTTCCAGTTCCACCACCAGCCCTTCAATTACTTCAAGCGCTTCGATCCGACCACGGCGGCGGGCATCGCCGACCGGACGGAGCACCTGAAGGACGGCGGCGTGAACGGCGAGCAGTTCATCGCCGACATCCGGGCCGGCAAGCTGCCGCCGGTGGCGTTCTACAAGCCGGTCGGCAACCTGAACGAGCACAACGGCTACGCCGACGTGCTGCGCGGCGACCAGCACATCGCCGACATCATCTCCGAGCTGGAGAAGAGCCCGCAGTGGGGGCACATGCTGGTGGTCGTGACGTATGACGAAAACGGCGGCATCTGGGATCACGTCGCGCCGCCCAAGGGCGACCGCTTCGGCCCCGGTTCGCGCATTCCCGCCATCGTCATCGGACCCACGGTGCGCAAGGGCTACGTCGACCACACCATGTACGACACGACCTCGATCCTGCGCTTCATCACCCGCCGCTGGAGCCTGCCCGAACTGCCCGGCCTGACCGTGCGCCGCGAAGGCCTGAAGGCCAACGGCGTGGACCAGGGCGACCTGAGCAACACGCTGGACACGAGCGCCACCGCCGCCTCGTGA
- the mraZ gene encoding division/cell wall cluster transcriptional repressor MraZ: MFQGSSALTLDAKGRVSIPTRHRDALLAQAEGRLTLTRHPDGCLLMYPRQEWEKRRETIAALPMSARALQRLMLGNAQDVELDGSGRILIAPELRNAAGMTREVMMLGMGAHFELWDAAALARREAEDLAQGMPDVLNQFSF, encoded by the coding sequence GTGTTCCAGGGAAGCAGCGCGTTAACGCTGGATGCGAAGGGGCGGGTGTCTATCCCGACCCGGCATCGCGACGCCCTGCTGGCCCAGGCGGAAGGCCGCCTCACCCTCACCCGTCACCCTGACGGCTGCCTGTTGATGTATCCGCGCCAGGAGTGGGAAAAGCGCCGCGAAACGATCGCCGCCTTGCCCATGTCGGCGCGCGCGCTGCAACGGCTGATGTTGGGAAACGCGCAGGATGTGGAGCTGGACGGATCGGGCCGCATTTTGATCGCGCCGGAATTGCGCAACGCGGCCGGCATGACGCGCGAAGTGATGATGCTCGGCATGGGCGCGCACTTCGAGCTGTGGGATGCGGCCGCGCTGGCCCGCCGGGAGGCGGAGGATCTGGCGCAGGGCATGCCGGACGTTCTCAACCAGTTTTCTTTCTGA
- the rsmH gene encoding 16S rRNA (cytosine(1402)-N(4))-methyltransferase RsmH, with translation MEFEHRPVLLAPTVDALLLPRFGRRDAHRAAEAPAAEQADPRLAGVYVDGTFGRGGHTRALLARLAPQARVVVFDKDPTAIGVARELAARDARVTVVHGGFATMPQELAALGIERIDGVMLDLGVSSPQLDDAGRGFSFMREGPLDMRMDTTRGPTVAEWLAQASVDEMREVIADYGEERFAFQIAKTIAVRRATAPLRTTLELAELVAGAVRTREKGQHPATRTFQALRIYINRELEELARALAAALALLAPKGRLAVISFHSLEDRMVKQCIAAAARPASEAMRRLPLREDELPPAIMHSLGRVLADDEEVAGNPRARSAILRVAERTDAPLPAGGVDALVPGLAPAPARGAGKGRR, from the coding sequence ATGGAATTCGAACATCGGCCCGTGCTGCTGGCGCCGACGGTGGATGCGCTGTTGCTGCCGCGTTTCGGCCGCCGCGACGCCCACCGCGCGGCCGAGGCGCCGGCGGCGGAGCAGGCCGATCCCCGGCTGGCCGGGGTGTACGTCGACGGCACCTTCGGCCGCGGCGGCCACACCCGGGCGCTGCTGGCCCGGTTGGCGCCGCAGGCGCGGGTGGTGGTGTTCGACAAGGATCCCACCGCCATCGGCGTGGCGCGCGAGCTGGCTGCGCGCGACGCGCGCGTGACGGTGGTGCACGGCGGTTTCGCGACGATGCCCCAGGAGCTGGCGGCCCTGGGCATCGAACGGATAGATGGCGTCATGCTGGACCTGGGCGTTTCGTCCCCCCAGCTCGACGATGCAGGGCGGGGTTTTTCTTTCATGCGCGAAGGCCCGCTGGACATGCGCATGGATACGACGCGCGGCCCCACGGTCGCGGAATGGCTGGCGCAAGCCAGCGTGGATGAGATGCGGGAGGTCATAGCGGACTATGGCGAAGAACGGTTTGCTTTTCAGATTGCAAAAACGATTGCAGTTCGCCGCGCAACAGCGCCACTACGCACCACGCTCGAACTCGCCGAGCTCGTCGCAGGCGCCGTCCGCACGCGCGAAAAGGGTCAGCATCCGGCCACACGCACCTTTCAAGCTCTACGGATTTACATCAATCGGGAACTCGAGGAGCTCGCTCGCGCCCTCGCGGCAGCTCTAGCCCTGCTCGCGCCAAAGGGGAGGTTGGCGGTGATCAGCTTTCATTCGCTGGAAGACCGGATGGTCAAGCAATGCATCGCCGCCGCGGCCCGCCCGGCCAGCGAGGCGATGCGACGCCTGCCGCTGCGCGAAGACGAACTGCCCCCCGCGATCATGCACTCCCTGGGGCGGGTCCTGGCCGATGACGAGGAAGTCGCGGGGAATCCGCGCGCCCGCTCGGCCATCCTGCGCGTGGCCGAGCGCACCGACGCGCCGCTGCCCGCCGGCGGCGTCGACGCATTGGTGCCCGGCCTGGCGCCGGCGCCCGCGCGCGGCGCCGGCAAGGGGAGGCGCTGA
- the ftsL gene encoding cell division protein FtsL, translated as MGRLSLVLAMVLMLCAISLVTARYQSRQLFIDVDRAQAQARDLENDWRRLQLDRAELARSARVDRAARDDLKMISIVPDRTIYLNQQPVPVNGGGQ; from the coding sequence ATGGGCCGCTTGAGCCTGGTCCTGGCCATGGTGCTGATGCTGTGCGCGATCTCCCTGGTGACCGCGCGCTATCAATCGCGCCAGTTGTTCATCGACGTCGACCGCGCGCAGGCGCAGGCGCGCGACCTGGAAAACGACTGGCGCCGCCTGCAACTGGACCGGGCCGAGCTGGCGCGCAGCGCCCGCGTCGACCGCGCCGCGCGCGACGATCTTAAAATGATTTCCATCGTTCCGGACCGCACTATCTATCTCAACCAGCAGCCGGTTCCGGTCAACGGAGGGGGGCAATGA
- a CDS encoding peptidoglycan D,D-transpeptidase FtsI family protein produces MKRLPFFDNPVLRGQLPTWRARLVLILLFCAFGTLAGRALYLQGVSTDFLQQQGERRYERTLTLAATRGKILDRNNVVLASSVPARAIWAIPEDANTATPAQTAALAKLLETTVPELTERLKNEDKNFVYLKRQVPMDVADKIKQLAMPGIHQQPETRRYYPDGSVMAHVVGFTNVEDQGQEGIELAFNQALQGRPGSRRVIKDRLGRVIEDVQAVTLPVDGKDIHLSIDTRLQYLVSKTLKDAIDLHHARGAAAVIIDARTGEILSLASLPTYDPNDRATFQPASMRNQAITDTFEPGSIMKPFTAALALELGRITPSTQFETGNGQFRYQGSTISDVSRNGTLTVAGVLLKSSNIGMTMISETLQAREMWDKFTELGLGQAPQLGFPGAAPGRVRPWDRWRLIEKATMAYGYGLSVSLLQMARAYTVFARNGDMVSLTLVKRDSEPTSVKVYTPKIAAMIRSYLEAAAGPDGAKLAQVQGYRVAGKSGTARKIVDGKYSRSRYRSSFVGFAPASNPRLVIAVTIDEPQTGGYYGGAIAAPVFSTLMGGSLRLLGVQPDAPFQSTVVAGLQEPLR; encoded by the coding sequence ATGAAGCGCCTGCCGTTCTTCGACAATCCCGTGCTGCGCGGACAGTTGCCGACGTGGCGCGCCCGGCTGGTCCTGATCCTGTTGTTCTGCGCCTTCGGCACCCTGGCCGGCCGCGCGCTCTACTTGCAGGGCGTCAGCACGGACTTCCTGCAGCAGCAGGGCGAACGCCGCTACGAGCGCACGCTGACCCTGGCCGCGACGCGCGGCAAGATCCTCGACCGCAACAACGTCGTGCTGGCCTCCAGCGTGCCGGCGCGCGCCATCTGGGCCATTCCGGAAGACGCCAACACCGCCACGCCGGCGCAGACGGCCGCCCTGGCCAAGCTGCTCGAGACCACCGTGCCGGAGCTGACCGAGCGCCTGAAGAACGAAGACAAGAACTTCGTCTACCTGAAGCGCCAGGTGCCGATGGACGTGGCGGACAAGATCAAGCAGCTCGCCATGCCCGGCATCCACCAGCAGCCCGAGACGCGCCGCTATTACCCGGACGGCTCGGTCATGGCGCACGTGGTCGGCTTCACCAACGTGGAAGACCAGGGCCAGGAAGGCATCGAGCTGGCGTTCAACCAGGCGCTGCAAGGCCGGCCCGGTTCGCGCCGCGTGATCAAGGATCGCCTCGGCCGCGTCATCGAGGACGTCCAGGCGGTGACCCTGCCGGTCGACGGCAAGGACATCCACCTGTCCATCGACACGCGCCTGCAGTACCTGGTCAGCAAGACGCTGAAGGACGCCATCGACCTGCACCACGCCCGCGGCGCCGCGGCGGTCATCATCGACGCGCGCACCGGCGAGATTCTTTCGCTGGCCAGCCTGCCCACCTACGATCCCAACGACCGCGCCACCTTCCAGCCGGCGTCCATGCGCAACCAGGCCATCACGGACACGTTCGAGCCCGGCTCGATCATGAAGCCGTTCACCGCCGCGCTGGCCCTGGAACTGGGCCGGATCACGCCCAGCACGCAGTTCGAAACCGGCAACGGCCAGTTCCGCTACCAGGGCTCGACCATCAGCGACGTCAGCCGCAACGGCACGCTGACGGTTGCCGGCGTGCTGCTGAAGTCCAGCAACATCGGCATGACGATGATCTCCGAAACGCTGCAGGCCCGCGAAATGTGGGACAAGTTCACCGAGCTGGGCCTGGGACAGGCGCCGCAACTGGGCTTCCCCGGGGCGGCGCCGGGCCGCGTGCGGCCGTGGGACCGCTGGCGCCTGATCGAAAAGGCCACCATGGCCTATGGCTACGGCCTGTCCGTTTCGCTGCTGCAGATGGCGCGCGCGTATACGGTGTTCGCCCGCAACGGCGACATGGTGTCCCTGACCCTGGTCAAGCGCGATAGCGAACCGACCAGCGTGAAGGTCTACACGCCCAAGATCGCGGCCATGATCCGCTCTTACCTCGAAGCCGCGGCGGGCCCGGACGGCGCCAAGCTGGCGCAGGTGCAGGGCTATCGCGTGGCCGGCAAGAGCGGCACCGCGCGCAAGATCGTCGACGGCAAGTACAGCCGTTCCCGCTACCGCAGCTCCTTCGTCGGTTTCGCCCCGGCGTCGAATCCGCGTCTGGTGATCGCCGTCACCATCGACGAGCCGCAGACCGGCGGCTACTACGGCGGCGCCATCGCCGCGCCGGTGTTCTCCACGCTCATGGGCGGCAGCCTGCGCCTGCTGGGCGTGCAGCCCGACGCGCCCTTCCAGTCGACCGTGGTGGCCGGCTTGCAGGAGCCCCTGCGATGA
- the murF gene encoding bifunctional UDP-N-acetylmuramoyl-L-alanyl-D-glutamate--2,6-diaminopimelate ligase MurE/UDP-N-acetylmuramoyl-tripeptide--D-alanyl-D-alanine ligase MurF: MNAMADTRLPAADIVQWLRARVPAGAHLRLDSREVGAGDVFVACPGSTSDGRAYIEQAVRQGAVAVVCEAAGYGKPRAQAADAVPVLPVAGLRGQLGRVADLWYGEPSAALTVIAVTGTNGKTSTVQWLARALSQSGRPCGALGTLGATLPGGQALPGQLTTPDVLAVHRQLAAMRDHGASCVAMEASSIGIEQGRLDGVRIGVAAFTNLTRDHLDYHGSMDAYEAAKSRLFDWPGLARAVVNADDAAGQRLLARLPAGLALSYGLEQEADIRAKDLSATANGQIFTLATAQGEAQIMTSLLGRHNVENLLLVAGVLTALGGSLADVARELAAATPVPGRMEIVEAPPALAAAGPLVVVDYSHTPDALARALAALRPVAQARGGRLLCLFGCGGDRDPGKRPLMGGIAAADADGVYVTSDNPRGEDPEAIIDQILAGMPAARAVTVQADRARAIMQAVWSAAAADVLLLAGKGHETYQEVAGQRAPFDDRAWGALALALPQAVGVSTDTRTLSEGQVFVALSGENFDGHDYLAQARAAGARAAVVAHAVDLPADEAPLPQWVVGDTRAALCRIGAAWRARFDLPVVGVTGSNGKTTTKEMISAILAEWLGEDQRLATAGNFNNDIGVPLTLLRLRPRHRAAVIELGMNHPGEIAALAAMAAPTVGLVNNAQREHQEFMHTVEAVARENGAVLAALPEAGYAVYPGDDAHTRVWDEMSGTPRVLRFGLQAGLDVYAEAIESDVLATRCRLVTPAGTAALTVPVPGLHNLRNALAAVACGLAAGAPLDAACRALAGFSAVKGRMQRQQMGDGTVLVDDTYNANPDSVRAAIDVLAQLPAPRVLVLGDMGEVGANGPAMHEEVGAYARERGIDALFTLGAAARASAAAFGAAGKACETVEDIVAATRALRPAAVLVKGSRFMRMERVVKLYSSEGSHVPPAREDKHAA, encoded by the coding sequence ATGAACGCCATGGCCGATACCCGTCTCCCGGCCGCCGACATCGTGCAGTGGCTGCGCGCGCGCGTGCCGGCGGGGGCCCACCTGCGCCTGGATTCGCGCGAAGTCGGCGCGGGCGACGTCTTCGTCGCCTGCCCGGGCAGCACCAGCGACGGCCGTGCCTATATAGAACAGGCCGTGCGGCAGGGCGCCGTGGCGGTGGTGTGCGAGGCGGCGGGCTACGGCAAGCCGCGCGCGCAGGCCGCCGACGCCGTGCCCGTGCTGCCGGTGGCCGGCCTGCGCGGGCAGCTCGGCCGCGTGGCCGACCTCTGGTACGGCGAACCGTCGGCGGCATTGACCGTCATCGCGGTCACCGGCACCAACGGCAAGACTTCCACGGTCCAATGGCTGGCGCGCGCGCTGTCGCAAAGCGGCCGGCCCTGCGGCGCCCTCGGCACCCTGGGCGCGACGCTGCCCGGCGGACAGGCGTTGCCGGGACAACTGACCACGCCGGACGTGCTGGCCGTGCACCGGCAATTGGCGGCGATGCGCGATCACGGCGCAAGTTGCGTCGCCATGGAGGCGTCCTCCATCGGCATCGAGCAAGGCCGCCTGGACGGCGTGCGCATCGGCGTGGCGGCCTTCACCAACCTGACGCGCGATCACCTGGACTACCACGGTTCGATGGACGCCTACGAGGCGGCGAAGTCGCGCCTGTTCGACTGGCCCGGCCTGGCGCGCGCCGTCGTCAACGCGGACGACGCGGCCGGCCAGCGCCTGCTGGCGCGCCTGCCTGCCGGCCTGGCCTTGTCCTATGGCCTGGAGCAGGAGGCCGACATCCGCGCCAAGGACTTGAGCGCGACCGCCAACGGACAGATCTTCACCCTCGCCACCGCGCAGGGCGAAGCGCAGATCATGACCAGCCTGCTGGGCCGCCACAACGTGGAGAACCTGCTGCTGGTGGCCGGCGTCCTGACGGCGCTGGGGGGCTCGCTGGCCGACGTGGCGCGCGAACTGGCCGCCGCCACGCCCGTGCCGGGACGCATGGAGATCGTCGAGGCGCCGCCGGCGCTGGCCGCCGCCGGCCCGCTGGTGGTGGTCGATTATTCCCACACGCCCGACGCCCTGGCGCGCGCGCTCGCCGCGCTGCGCCCGGTGGCGCAGGCCCGCGGCGGCCGGCTGCTGTGCCTGTTCGGTTGCGGCGGGGATCGCGATCCCGGCAAGCGTCCGCTGATGGGCGGCATCGCCGCCGCCGACGCCGACGGCGTCTACGTGACCAGCGACAACCCGCGCGGCGAGGACCCCGAGGCCATCATCGACCAGATCCTGGCCGGCATGCCCGCGGCGCGCGCCGTGACGGTGCAGGCCGATCGCGCGCGCGCCATCATGCAGGCGGTGTGGTCGGCCGCCGCCGCCGACGTGCTGCTGCTGGCCGGCAAGGGCCATGAGACCTACCAGGAAGTCGCCGGGCAGCGCGCGCCTTTCGACGATCGCGCCTGGGGCGCGCTGGCCCTGGCCCTGCCGCAAGCCGTGGGCGTGTCCACCGATACGCGCACGCTGAGCGAGGGCCAGGTGTTCGTCGCGCTGAGCGGCGAGAATTTCGACGGCCACGATTACCTGGCGCAGGCCCGCGCGGCCGGCGCCCGCGCCGCAGTCGTGGCGCATGCCGTGGACCTGCCCGCGGACGAGGCCCCGCTGCCACAATGGGTGGTGGGCGACACGCGCGCCGCCTTGTGCCGCATCGGCGCGGCCTGGCGCGCGCGCTTCGATCTGCCGGTGGTCGGCGTGACCGGCAGCAACGGCAAGACCACCACCAAGGAAATGATTTCCGCCATCCTCGCGGAGTGGCTGGGCGAGGACCAGCGCCTGGCGACGGCGGGCAATTTCAACAACGACATCGGCGTGCCGCTGACGCTGCTGCGCCTGCGGCCGCGCCACCGCGCCGCGGTGATCGAACTGGGCATGAACCATCCCGGCGAGATCGCCGCGCTGGCGGCCATGGCGGCGCCCACGGTGGGCCTGGTCAACAACGCCCAGCGCGAGCACCAGGAGTTCATGCACACGGTCGAGGCCGTCGCGCGCGAGAACGGCGCGGTGCTGGCGGCGCTGCCGGAAGCGGGCTATGCCGTCTATCCCGGCGACGACGCGCACACGCGCGTCTGGGACGAAATGTCGGGCACGCCGCGCGTCCTGCGTTTCGGCCTGCAGGCCGGCCTGGACGTCTATGCCGAGGCCATCGAAAGCGACGTGCTCGCCACCCGCTGCCGCCTGGTGACGCCGGCCGGCACGGCGGCGCTGACTGTCCCCGTCCCCGGTTTGCACAACCTGCGCAACGCCCTCGCGGCGGTGGCCTGCGGCCTGGCCGCGGGCGCGCCGCTGGACGCCGCCTGCCGCGCCCTGGCCGGTTTCAGCGCGGTCAAGGGCCGGATGCAGCGCCAGCAAATGGGTGACGGAACCGTGCTGGTCGACGACACCTACAATGCCAATCCGGACTCGGTCCGGGCCGCGATCGACGTGCTGGCGCAACTGCCGGCGCCGCGCGTCCTGGTGCTGGGCGATATGGGCGAAGTGGGCGCCAACGGGCCGGCGATGCACGAGGAAGTCGGCGCCTACGCACGCGAGCGGGGGATCGACGCCCTGTTCACGCTGGGCGCCGCCGCGCGCGCGTCCGCCGCCGCCTTCGGGGCGGCCGGCAAGGCGTGCGAGACGGTCGAGGACATCGTGGCGGCGACGCGGGCCTTGCGGCCCGCCGCGGTATTGGTAAAGGGTTCGCGCTTTATGCGCATGGAGCGGGTTGTGAAGTTGTATTCGAGTGAAGGCAGTCATGTGCCTCCGGCGCGGGAGGACAAGCATGCTGCTTGA
- the mraY gene encoding phospho-N-acetylmuramoyl-pentapeptide-transferase: MLLEIARWLSDDIRTFGVFEYITLRAVLACATALLIGLMAGPRVIRKLTAMKIGQAVRAYGPQTHLVKTGTPTMGGALILISIGISVLLWCDWSNRFIWVVLLVTFGFGAIGWVDDYRKVVHRDPEGMPARQKFFWQALIGLVAAVYLAFAVSAPANTELWPLFRAWVVSGLTMPLPTRADLIVPFFKTVSYPLGVLGFVALTWFVIVGTSNAVNLTDGLDGLAIMPTVMVGSALGIFSYVIGRADYSKYLLFPYVPGASELIVLCAALGGAGLAFLWFNAYPAQVFMGDVGALALGGALGTVAVIARQEIVLFIMGGVFVVETLSVMIQVTWFKYTKRKYGEGRRIFRMAPLHHHFEVGGWKETQVVVRFWIISMMLVLVGLSTLKLR; the protein is encoded by the coding sequence ATGCTGCTTGAGATTGCCCGCTGGCTGTCCGACGATATCCGCACGTTCGGCGTGTTCGAGTACATTACGCTGCGCGCTGTGTTGGCGTGCGCGACGGCGCTGCTCATCGGCCTGATGGCCGGGCCGCGCGTCATCCGCAAATTGACCGCGATGAAGATCGGCCAGGCGGTGCGCGCCTACGGTCCGCAGACCCACCTGGTGAAGACCGGCACGCCCACCATGGGCGGCGCGCTGATCCTGATCTCCATCGGCATCAGCGTGCTGCTGTGGTGCGACTGGAGCAATCGCTTCATCTGGGTGGTGCTGCTGGTGACCTTCGGCTTCGGCGCGATAGGCTGGGTGGACGATTACCGCAAGGTCGTGCACCGCGATCCCGAAGGCATGCCGGCGCGGCAGAAATTCTTCTGGCAGGCCCTCATCGGCCTGGTGGCGGCGGTCTATCTGGCCTTCGCCGTGTCGGCGCCGGCCAATACCGAGCTCTGGCCCCTGTTCCGCGCCTGGGTGGTGAGCGGCCTGACCATGCCCCTGCCGACCCGCGCCGACCTCATCGTGCCTTTCTTCAAGACGGTGAGCTATCCCCTGGGCGTGCTGGGCTTCGTGGCGCTGACGTGGTTCGTCATCGTCGGCACCAGCAACGCGGTCAACCTGACCGACGGCCTGGACGGCCTGGCCATCATGCCCACCGTCATGGTGGGCAGCGCGCTGGGCATCTTCTCCTACGTCATCGGCCGCGCCGACTATTCCAAATACCTGCTGTTCCCCTATGTGCCGGGCGCGTCCGAGCTCATCGTGCTGTGCGCCGCCCTGGGGGGCGCGGGACTGGCCTTCCTCTGGTTCAACGCCTATCCGGCCCAGGTGTTCATGGGCGACGTCGGCGCGCTGGCGCTGGGCGGCGCGCTGGGCACGGTGGCGGTGATCGCGCGGCAGGAAATCGTGCTCTTCATCATGGGCGGCGTGTTCGTGGTGGAAACCTTGTCGGTGATGATCCAGGTCACCTGGTTCAAATACACCAAGCGCAAATACGGGGAGGGGCGGCGGATATTCCGCATGGCGCCCCTGCATCACCATTTCGAAGTCGGCGGCTGGAAGGAAACCCAGGTCGTCGTGCGGTTCTGGATCATCAGCATGATGCTGGTGCTGGTCGGCCTTTCCACTCTCAAACTGCGATGA